In the genome of Phocoena sinus isolate mPhoSin1 chromosome 15, mPhoSin1.pri, whole genome shotgun sequence, the window ggctgtgttgggtcttcgttgctgtgcgctggcttcctctagttgcggcgagcaggcactactcttcgttgcgctgcacgggcttctcactgcaatggcttctcttgttccggagcacgggctctaggcgagccggcttcagtagttgtggctcgcgggctctagagcgcaggctcagtagttgtggcgcacgggcttagttactccgtggcatgtgggatcttcccggaccagggaacgaacctgtgtcccctgcactggcaggccgattcttaaccactgagccaccagggaagtcccagttcacCTTGTATTGCAAAAAAAGCAGCTTGGTATtggatttattttggttttgttgttgttcttgttgtagTTGTTATACTAGCACTTCTGGGGGACTAGCGTATTTTGTATTGGCACCCTTAGCATACAATGGCCTCATGGCCTCACCCAAATTTCTGAACGGGCTCCGCCTCCGTAATTTAAAACTGACCTGGTGACTGGATTTAGTAGCAATGCGTTCAGACACCTGCACTGCCCGTGAACAAGGCCGGGATATTATCACCCTTTGGGTTTCTCCCAGATTATCCAAATGATGGTGAGTGGTGAACCATAGAGACTCATTTTCTCCCTGACCTTTTCTAAACTGGGCCAGGGATATGATAAATCCGTTCTCAATGTGGACAGTATCATGCCAGAGTGATATAGGCGTCAGATGCCTGgttcccaccccacctcaccaGCTACTTGGCCCGTTCAGCTCTCAGGGTTACGGGGAGGAATAAAGGAGATTTGGGACCCCGCGAGCTCTGCGGGCTTCCTCGCTCACAAGTGAATCCGGATCCGGGTTTTTTACTTCCATCTTACCCTCTTGCTTTGCCTTGCCGCCCACCCCCAACCCGAAAACCACGCCGCCCACTAGGTGGCCGGCACACCACCCCAGAGCCCCTCGGGTGCCCGGCCCCCCCGCCGCCCCGGCAGAAACCCGCCCACTCCCGTCGGCCCCCGCGGCCGCTCCCGTCTCCATGGGAACGAAGGCAGCCAACCGGCGCGGCGGCTTCCGCTCAGCCCTGACGGAGGCGAGGACTCTGGCAGCGCCTGGGGTTCCGGCGGGTCTGCGGGCGGCGGGCCGCGATGCTGAAGGCCAAGATCCTCTTCGTGGGGCCCTGCGAGGTGAGGCCTGGGCCGGCGGGGCGGCAAGCGGGACCCGGGCGGGCGTGGGGCCCAGGAGCCGGGAGCCCAGTCCCACCGCGCCCATCCTGGTGTGCGCCGCTGGCTTCACCGTGAACTCGGTGTTCCCAGACCTCGACCCGGTTGTACTAAGGCCCGAAGGCCCAAGGTAGTGAGTGGCGTTATGGAATCAGAGCCTAGATCTCACGACTCTCCTTTGCGCCTGTGGCTCTCCCTAATGAGATATGTCTGTGGAACAAGAAAACCAGGAGGAAAGACTGAACCATTACCTGGTCTTGGAACATTTAGCTTTTCCATGTGGGTGGTGATGGCGGGGGATTAAATCTACCTGTGTACTTCACACCGTACACAAGAATAAAATTCGGATGGACTAGAAAGCTAAATGTGTAAAAGAACAACTGTGGAAGTAGTAAATGAATAACTCTCCAACTTAAACACCCATCAGAACTGCCTGGTGGTCAGTTGCACAACTCGCTGGTCCTATCCCAGagttttgattcagtaggtctgggagggacctgagaatctgcattttgttGATGCTGGTCGTCCAGGGACCACTTGCTGGGAACCACTGTTAGTAGATGAATATATGGAAAGCTATGATTTTAATCTTGTGACGGGGAAGGTCTTAAACACAACACAAAAACGAAgaagccttaaaagaaatgacaGCAAAGTTAAAGCCAGGGGAACGTATTAGCAAAATGCATGACAAAGAAAGGATTCATAGGTAGAACATACAGGAAAGTTTaagaatcaataaaaaaaaagagaagcaactCAAGATAATGTAGCAAAGTCTGTGCACAGGAAATACAACTGACGAATAAGAATGAAGAGATGCTCACTCGCCCAGTCGCAGAACAAACAGATGGCACTTATCTGCTCATCAGTTTGGATGAGAAAAGTTTAGAATATTGAAAACATGCAGTGTTAGAATGCTTTCAGGGAATGGAGTATTCTGGGATTGCAATTTTAAATGTGCACAGCTTTTAGGTGGCAGTTACATTTCTCTAAAGCTACTGTAGCTAAAGACTCCTCCACGTTCCCCATGAGTCTTATACAATGTTGAACAGATGGAAACACCCTCGGTGCCCATCAATGAGCAAATGTCTGGATAAACTAAGGTACATTCTTACTTTGTGCAGCAGTGAAACAAAATAAGGCAAATCCATGTAAACTGACACAGAGAGCTCTCCAAGACTTAAACTGTTAAATAGGCAAGTAACAACAATATGCTCGGAattatgaaaagcaaaacaaacacagatatcttttttaaatggaaattctcAAACATATACAAGGGGAGAGAGCACAATGAACCCTAGTAACCATTACCTAGCTTCAACAACAAAATTATTTCTGCACAtacacctctccctctcccttactACTCTTCTAATTTACCAGCCTTTCTAGTCCTTAAATGTGCCACGTCCATTCCTGCCTGGTGCCTTTGAACTAGCTATTCCCTCTGATGGGAAGCAGGTAAAGTCACCCAGCAGCAGAGCCAGCTCTGAAATCTGTGCTCCCTGCAACCCAGAGCAGGCTGTGCCCACCCAGCCAGAGAGAGCCCTCTGCCCTGGTGATCTCAGGGCGGCCGTGGCCTCTACTGCATCCCACCCGGGTCCAGGCTGGCTATTGGAGGGCCTGCTTATGGTTTACTTTTCTGCTCTTCAGCAACGATCTTTCACTGTCTTCATTGTCACAGAGTGGAAAAACTGTTTTGGCCAACTTCCTGACAGAATCTTCTGACATCACCGAATACAACCCAACCCAAGGAGTGAGGTGAGCCCTGACCAGTCCGCGTCCCACGCAGTCCCTGACCATCACCCGCCCCTGACTTTGGCATCCCCAAAGTATAATGTTTCCTAAGGAGAGGTGCTGCTCTTGTTTTTATGTTTAGGATCCTGGAATTTGAGAACCCACACGTTACGAGCAACGACAAAAGCGCGGGGTGTGAATTTGAGCTCTGGGACTGCGGTGGCGATCCAAAGTACGTTTCCTTTAGAGCATTTGCTCCATCAAATGATTCAAAAATCAGCTGCCTGCCAGGCACCTTGGACTTGGGCCTAGCGAGCGCCCTTCCTAGCATGTGTTAGGGGCTCCATCAATTACTGGTGACACGCATTGCTCTTGAAACTTTAGTGACTGGGTTATGATATAGTGAGAGGTTATCCATCCATGATTAATACTTAGACATCATTTTCAAAGTCCACAGTTAGAAACCAGAACcattgcttatacgtggaatcgaAAAAAAGTGGTACgagtgaacttatttataaaacagaaatagagggcttccctggtggcgcagtggttgagagtccgcctgccaatgcaggggacacgggttcgtgccccggtctgggaatatcccacgtgccgcgaagcggctgggcccgtgagccatggccgctgagcctgcgcatccggagcctgtgctccaccacgggagaggccacaacagtgagaggcccgcataccacacacacacaaaaaaaacagaaatagagtcacagatgtaaaaacaaacatacGGTTACCAGGGAGGGAAGTGGCGGGGGGCTGATAAATTGGGAGagtaggattgacatatacacactactgtgtataaaataggtaactaataaggacctactgcatagcacaggggactcaatactctataatggcctatatgggaaaagaatctaaaaaagagtggatatgtgtatatgtataactggatcactttgctgtatagcagaaactaacacaacagtgtaaatcaactctactccactaaaaattagaaacaaaacaaatgcagaaGCCAGAGCCACCTGCCCTTCACGCTGCATCCTTTTCTGCCACACAGGTTCGAGTCTTGCTGGCCAGCCCTGATGAAGGACTCTCACGGGGTGGTGGTCGTCTTCAATGCTGACATCCCAGGCCACCTGAAGGAAATTGAGATGTGGTACTCCTGCTTCGTCCAGCAGCAGTTTTTACAGGACACCCAATGTCTGTTAATTGCACACCACAAACCAGGCTCTGGAAGTGACAAAGGAAATCTGGCTTTGGGTAGGAAGCCTGCACTTCTCCTTTCTGCTGTAGTCTGAAATGCTCTGGGCATTTGTGTATTGCCCTGTGTCTTGGAAACCAGCAGCCCTGTGCAGCTAAAGAGCATCTGCTGTGTCctagacatttgtttttcttaccaCGTAAATCAGAACTGCTGGGTTGGAAGATCTGCTGTACCATTCAGGCCAGGATGCAGACACTTTAAAAGTTGGCAGACactaagaggggaaaaaaacctggtTTTAGCCACTCATCGGTACTATTAGGGACACTCTTTCCTGACTTGCCTTTAAGCTCCAATTTGCATGTGACACACCATTACAGAGGTGTCAAAGTGACcataaaaaacaactcaaaattcAGAAATGCCTTCCTCTGGTGTAAGAACAAAGAGGGCCTGGAAGTGGCTTGGAGAGCTGTGATCCTGTTGCCAGGTGGCAGTGTGATGAAACCTTTCTCTGTTAAATTGTGTCAAGCAAGGCACAACTTTATTTTTGGACTTGGGAAAGTTAAAGAAATTGGCTCCCGTACGACTcaggtcctgggacttccctggtggtccagtggttaagactcctcactcccaatgcagggggcccgcgttcgatccctggtcagggaactagatcctgcgtgccacaattaagacccagctcagccaaataaataaatatttttttaaaataaaaaataaaagactcagGTCCTTTGGAGCTAGGAATAGCCCCTCACTACAAGTTCATGCctaattacattattttcttttttaagcgcCACCCTTGAACAAGCTGAAGCTGGTGCACTCAAATCTTGAGGATGACCCAGAAGACATCAGAATGGAGTTCATAAAGTATTTAAGAAGCATAATCAACTCAGTGTCTGAGAGCAGAGACCGGGAGGAGATGTCAATTATCACCTAACCGGCCTTCACCTAGACGCTTCCGCATCCCACATGAAGCCAATTTCAGTGCAGATCTGAAATCCATCCACCTGCTAAGGTTCTCATCTCCCTTTGGCTGTAGAAGACATTTTCCTTATTTAGCCAAAGGTAACAGTCAGCCAGGGAGTTGACTCATACCATCTATTCTCTGTCCTCAGTTCAGCTGAGAAACTCCTGTTATTGAATTCTGATACCTTTGCCCCAGATCTCTCCAGAGAACTGGAAaactgaggtgtttttttttaccCCTTCACATTATGCCATACTGTAAAAGTTGTGGAATTGTAACTGTCATAGCCCAGTGATAGCAACAGTAGTTTAATCCACGTACATTGGTTTAAATGTGATTTTCATTCCTTAATCTGTACAATTTGCCTAGGATATTCTTGAAAAATATTAGCATTTAACCTctgcaagattttatttttatttagatgtCCTTGATATCTGGACACCGTATCACACTGGAAGTTGGAATACATATACATCTTCTAAAAACGTTTTTTATTATCTCAGgggaatttaattctttttttgaatttaattcttaaatattatttcatgtaataCAGGGAAAAACAATGTGATGTTGTCATAACAACCATTTGTAAAAATAGTCAAAAGATTTAATGCTCGGGATAAGCAAATATGGTGAGTTTATAGCTTATTGTACAAGTGAGTTTGTTTTAGTGATCTTACGAATTATTGTTCTTCCATAATTtgtactttttgaattttttaatacagcCAACCTGAAAATATATTAAGTAGATCAAAAGTTagatgtagggacttccctggtgccgcagtggttaagaatccacctgccaactcagggcacatgggttccatccctggtctggaagatcccacatgccacagagcagctaagcccatgagccacaactactgagcctgtgctctagagcccgtgagccacaacgacagcctgcgtgccccaactactgaagccagtgcgcctagagcccgtgctccacaacaagagaagccaccacaatgagactcccgcgtaccgcaatgaagagtagcccctgctcgctgcaactagagaaagcccgcatgcagcaacgatgtcccaacgcagccaaaaaaaaaagttagatgtAGGTCTTTTCAACTGAGAGTGGAAGAAAAGTAGAGACACGAGATGAAATATATGCTTGTCTGCGTTTCACTCTTACAATGAAGAGGGCTGTGTGTGGGCAGTCTGCTTGAGAGAGTGGTGTTGGCAGATAACAGTTCCctggtaaatttatttatttatttttaaattttatttatttatttttggctgcgttgggtcttcgttgctgtgcgcgggctttctctagttgcggcgagcagaggctactcttcattgtggtgcatgggcttctcactgtggtggcttctcttgtggagcacgggttctaggtgcactggcttcagtagttgcggcacacagcctcagtagttgtggctgacgggctctagagtgcaggctcagtagttgaggcacacaggcttagttgctccgcagcatgtgggatattcccagaccagggatcgaacccatgtcccctgcatttgcaggaggattcttaaccactgtgctaccagggaagccccctgg includes:
- the IFT22 gene encoding intraflagellar transport protein 22 homolog produces the protein MLKAKILFVGPCESGKTVLANFLTESSDITEYNPTQGVRILEFENPHVTSNDKSAGCEFELWDCGGDPKFESCWPALMKDSHGVVVVFNADIPGHLKEIEMWYSCFVQQQFLQDTQCLLIAHHKPGSGSDKGNLALAPPLNKLKLVHSNLEDDPEDIRMEFIKYLRSIINSVSESRDREEMSIIT